One genomic segment of Pseudoalteromonas sp. GCY includes these proteins:
- a CDS encoding AI-2E family transporter: MSSLTGINKTLVVLASLFLVLGGIKLASEIVVPFILAAFIAIICNPMLKFLARFKIPKGLAILVIIALVILIGASIGGLVGQSVNDFSKQLPTYKEDLQEKFVWLVSTAANYNILLDKQQLISMLDPNKLIDVATNMLTGFGGVMANSFLILLIVVFMLFEAPSLSHKVHLALDDPEMKMQQIDRFLDSINSYLAIKTLVSLATGVVAAVFLWALGVDYFVLWGVVAFLLNYIPNIGSIIAAVPPVLLALVTQGPLVSGIVAVGYICINTLMGNIIEPRFMGRGLGLSTLVVFLSLIFWGWLLGTVGMLLSVPLTMVVKIALETSEEGKWLAILLGSEQPDNRPS; the protein is encoded by the coding sequence GTGTCTTCACTGACTGGAATTAACAAAACGCTGGTGGTTTTGGCCTCGCTATTTTTAGTGTTAGGTGGTATCAAGCTCGCGTCTGAGATTGTCGTGCCGTTTATATTAGCTGCATTTATTGCGATTATCTGTAATCCCATGCTCAAGTTTTTGGCTCGCTTTAAAATACCAAAAGGGCTGGCCATTCTGGTGATTATCGCACTTGTGATTTTAATAGGTGCAAGTATTGGTGGGCTTGTTGGGCAATCAGTCAATGATTTCTCCAAGCAGCTGCCAACTTATAAAGAAGATTTACAAGAAAAGTTCGTTTGGTTGGTCAGTACTGCGGCGAACTACAATATCTTATTGGATAAACAACAACTTATTAGCATGCTAGACCCAAATAAGCTAATCGATGTGGCCACCAACATGCTGACTGGCTTTGGTGGTGTGATGGCAAATAGCTTTTTAATTTTGCTTATCGTCGTCTTCATGCTTTTTGAGGCACCTTCTTTGAGCCACAAAGTGCATCTTGCCCTAGACGATCCAGAGATGAAAATGCAGCAAATTGATAGATTTTTAGATTCTATCAATAGCTATTTGGCGATTAAAACGCTTGTGTCATTGGCGACAGGTGTCGTAGCGGCTGTTTTTTTATGGGCGTTAGGCGTTGATTACTTCGTGCTTTGGGGCGTAGTTGCATTTTTGCTTAACTATATACCAAACATAGGTTCAATCATTGCAGCAGTACCGCCCGTTTTACTGGCCTTAGTGACACAAGGACCATTGGTGAGTGGCATTGTTGCGGTGGGTTACATTTGTATTAATACCTTAATGGGCAACATTATTGAGCCGAGGTTTATGGGTCGAGGGTTAGGTTTATCGACCTTAGTAGTGTTTCTCTCGTTAATCTTTTGGGGCTGGTTACTCGGAACTGTGGGAATGCTGCTCTCTGTTCCACTTACCATGGTTGTGAAAATTGCCCTTGAAACCAGTGAAGAGGGTAAATGGCTTGCAATTCTTCTCGGTTCAGAACAACCCGATAATAGACCATCTTAA
- a CDS encoding TIGR01777 family oxidoreductase, with amino-acid sequence MNIFITGATGLIGKKLCQFLIHKHNLIVLTRSPSKAASLLPSGVSCVTDTDDVDFNELDVVINLAGEPIADGRWNKEKKQEIYNSRIKITEQIVAAINTATSPPKVFISGSAIGFYGRQPDNLTITEDFKDYHDEFSHRLCKDWEDTAFRAESSHTRVCILRTGIVLSKSGGALAKMLPPFQFGVGGPIGSGRQMMSWIHIDDMIQAILYILKHDEICGVINATAPNPVSNKQLSQALASAISRPCLFTVPPFVLKLAYGEMSELLLYGQRVVPKKLLDAGYRFRHDHIEGALSALNL; translated from the coding sequence ATGAATATATTCATAACAGGCGCAACAGGATTAATTGGTAAAAAGTTATGCCAATTTTTAATACACAAACATAATCTGATTGTACTGACCCGTTCGCCTTCAAAAGCAGCAAGCCTATTACCCAGTGGGGTTAGCTGCGTCACCGATACCGATGATGTTGACTTTAATGAGCTTGATGTGGTCATTAATCTTGCGGGTGAACCAATAGCCGATGGCCGGTGGAACAAAGAAAAAAAACAAGAGATCTACAATAGCCGGATAAAAATCACTGAGCAAATCGTTGCAGCGATAAATACTGCGACGTCACCGCCCAAGGTGTTTATTTCAGGTAGTGCAATAGGTTTTTATGGACGCCAACCGGATAACTTGACCATCACTGAAGATTTCAAAGATTACCATGATGAATTCTCTCATAGGCTATGCAAAGATTGGGAAGATACCGCCTTTAGAGCCGAGTCCAGCCATACTAGAGTCTGCATATTAAGAACAGGTATTGTGCTTTCAAAATCGGGGGGGGCTTTGGCAAAGATGTTGCCGCCTTTTCAATTTGGCGTTGGCGGTCCGATTGGTTCAGGAAGACAAATGATGTCTTGGATCCATATCGACGATATGATTCAGGCGATACTGTATATCCTTAAACATGACGAGATCTGCGGTGTTATTAATGCAACAGCCCCTAATCCAGTATCTAATAAGCAACTTTCTCAAGCCTTAGCAAGCGCAATCTCACGCCCTTGCCTATTTACAGTACCACCATTTGTCCTCAAATTGGCATATGGCGAAATGTCAGAATTGCTATTGTACGGGCAACGCGTCGTACCAAAAAAGCTTCTCGATGCAGGTTATCGATTCCGCCACGATCACATTGAAGGTGCCTTGAGCGCACTTAACTTATAA
- a CDS encoding transglycosylase SLT domain-containing protein yields MRKSVYSFLVMALSAIPSAVASQAQLFEELSEKMSRWQTSEPSDEELSEFEQYKRQQLSEFADYVEEHFEEYDAFRDNVIQQWGDITVSDQAAFVTYSDDLSSRMVVDFEANELVVSIRHAEDEKVSQAQLQALYKEFIAKDRAVIDVFNADTLAINQSETTKREVDNAARAKALIAAKKQIDSQFEQQQRYIERQTDEAIIDGEDTKLAEAQQQAQQKKLELLKQKRLKKLLETASNTGKSEATVVSEIVLKLPKHTELSKHRAERYVSQVNAQAKRFDIEPSLIFAVMHTESHFNPMAKSHIPAFGLMQIVPTSAGVDVNRMLYNRDEPMSAPYLYVTDNNIEAGTAYLNILDKRYLSKIQNPISRKYCIIAAYNTGAGNVARVFNADDSRSITKAAKIINSLSPENVLAALDKSLPYDETKHYLDKVLTREKLYIAPEEGIAQKL; encoded by the coding sequence ATGCGCAAATCGGTATACTCATTTTTAGTCATGGCGTTAAGTGCCATTCCAAGTGCGGTGGCGAGTCAAGCCCAGCTTTTTGAAGAGCTGTCAGAGAAAATGTCACGTTGGCAAACCTCCGAACCTAGTGATGAAGAGCTAAGCGAGTTTGAGCAATATAAACGCCAACAATTAAGTGAGTTTGCTGATTATGTCGAAGAGCATTTTGAAGAGTACGATGCCTTTCGTGATAACGTGATCCAACAATGGGGAGATATAACTGTTTCTGATCAAGCTGCATTTGTCACCTACAGTGACGATTTATCATCCAGAATGGTTGTCGACTTTGAAGCCAATGAGTTGGTAGTAAGCATTAGGCATGCGGAAGATGAAAAGGTATCTCAGGCTCAACTTCAAGCCCTATATAAAGAATTTATTGCTAAAGACCGTGCAGTAATTGATGTATTTAATGCTGATACGCTCGCGATAAACCAAAGTGAAACAACAAAACGAGAAGTGGATAACGCTGCTCGTGCAAAAGCGTTGATCGCAGCGAAAAAGCAAATAGATAGCCAATTCGAACAACAGCAACGTTATATAGAACGCCAGACGGATGAGGCCATCATTGACGGCGAAGATACAAAATTAGCAGAGGCTCAACAACAAGCGCAACAGAAAAAGCTTGAATTGTTAAAGCAAAAACGTCTTAAAAAGCTATTAGAAACTGCAAGTAATACCGGTAAGAGTGAAGCAACAGTCGTATCTGAAATCGTGCTTAAACTACCCAAACATACTGAACTTTCCAAGCATCGAGCAGAACGTTATGTTAGCCAAGTGAATGCACAAGCGAAGCGCTTTGACATTGAGCCAAGTTTAATTTTTGCGGTTATGCACACCGAAAGCCACTTTAACCCAATGGCAAAGTCACACATTCCAGCGTTTGGTTTGATGCAGATAGTACCGACGAGTGCGGGCGTTGATGTGAATCGTATGTTGTACAATCGCGATGAACCTATGTCGGCGCCTTATTTATATGTGACGGACAATAATATTGAAGCGGGGACAGCTTACCTGAATATTCTCGATAAACGCTACCTGAGTAAAATACAGAATCCAATTAGTCGTAAGTATTGCATCATTGCGGCTTACAATACGGGAGCTGGCAATGTTGCCCGTGTGTTTAATGCGGATGACTCGAGATCAATCACAAAAGCAGCAAAGATCATTAATTCACTCTCGCCAGAAAACGTACTAGCGGCGCTAGACAAAAGTTTACCGTATGATGAAACCAAACATTATCTGGACAAAGTCTTAACGCGAGAAAAGCTCTATATAGCGCCAGAAGAAGGTATTGCACAAAAGTTATAA
- a CDS encoding LPP20 family lipoprotein, whose product MKAKQLLISVAVIGILSACSSSKDDAASSPRVNIPEWVLNPTIEDGIAAADCVKYSGNISIDQKMAVANARLALAQQIETRIEGLDKTFANRTDANEDTTVGATFSSVSKQLTKQTLNGSRIVKADVIDISGKDYFCALTTLSPDQTKELFKDLIKESKRSVNPQDEKFLYQEFKAYKAEKDLEKEIARLTN is encoded by the coding sequence ATGAAAGCAAAACAACTACTTATATCAGTGGCCGTTATAGGGATACTATCGGCTTGTAGTTCAAGTAAAGACGATGCGGCTTCAAGTCCAAGAGTTAATATTCCAGAATGGGTTCTCAATCCAACAATCGAAGATGGTATAGCGGCAGCAGATTGTGTGAAATACTCGGGCAATATTTCAATCGATCAAAAAATGGCGGTTGCAAATGCACGTCTTGCTCTTGCTCAACAGATTGAAACACGCATCGAAGGCCTTGATAAGACATTCGCGAACCGTACAGATGCAAACGAGGACACAACGGTAGGCGCAACCTTTAGCTCTGTATCCAAACAACTTACCAAACAAACATTAAATGGCTCTCGTATCGTTAAGGCCGATGTTATCGATATTTCTGGTAAAGACTACTTCTGTGCATTGACGACGTTATCACCTGATCAGACTAAAGAGCTTTTCAAAGATTTGATCAAAGAAAGTAAGCGCAGTGTAAACCCTCAGGATGAAAAGTTTTTATATCAAGAATTTAAAGCTTACAAAGCGGAAAAAGATCTTGAGAAGGAAATTGCAAGGCTAACTAATTAA
- a CDS encoding penicillin-binding protein activator LpoB codes for MKPKFAVKLVVPMLIASSAAMTGCSSTTKVSRVDTNEEIALSDKWNAKDSQLVAEAMISDMLGFPWVREHRAKEGTRPAIIIQSVRNKSHQHIAVDTFLNDLKRAILRSGQADFVANRYVRDEIREERRDQELNSSLETRNEIGQEQGADYALSGTINSFVDEQGGSRVTFYQVDLRLIDMTTNREVWNGQKKIQKLQERSGYGF; via the coding sequence ATGAAGCCTAAATTTGCAGTTAAATTAGTTGTCCCAATGCTCATCGCGTCTAGCGCAGCGATGACGGGTTGTTCTTCAACAACCAAAGTGAGTCGCGTGGACACCAATGAAGAAATAGCGCTTTCGGATAAATGGAATGCCAAAGACTCTCAGTTAGTTGCTGAAGCAATGATAAGCGATATGCTCGGCTTCCCTTGGGTACGTGAACATCGTGCCAAAGAAGGCACTCGACCCGCTATCATTATTCAATCTGTTCGTAACAAGTCGCACCAGCATATTGCAGTTGACACTTTTTTGAATGACCTCAAGCGCGCCATATTGCGAAGCGGGCAAGCTGACTTCGTCGCAAACCGCTATGTACGAGATGAAATTCGTGAGGAAAGGCGAGACCAAGAGCTTAATTCAAGCCTCGAAACTCGTAATGAGATCGGCCAAGAGCAAGGTGCTGATTATGCACTATCCGGCACGATTAACTCATTTGTTGATGAACAAGGTGGTAGTCGAGTCACTTTCTACCAGGTAGATCTTCGATTAATAGATATGACGACTAACCGAGAGGTGTGGAATGGACAGAAGAAAATTCAAAAACTTCAAGAGCGCAGCGGGTATGGTTTCTAA
- a CDS encoding phosphate ABC transporter substrate-binding protein, translated as MKKLFLLTLLCSSFSCLAVDVIVNPANTSTLDENEIKQIFIGKSKSFSDGSKALPITQADGSAVTDEFNEKVLNKSSSQLKAYWSKLVFTGKGTPPKEAADDAEVLKLVASNPNLIGFVSSGAADSSVKVVKSF; from the coding sequence ATGAAAAAATTATTTTTACTTACTCTACTTTGCAGCTCTTTTAGTTGCCTAGCCGTGGATGTCATTGTCAATCCTGCCAATACTTCTACACTTGATGAAAACGAAATTAAGCAAATTTTTATCGGTAAATCAAAGTCATTCTCCGATGGCTCTAAAGCACTTCCGATAACACAGGCTGATGGCTCGGCGGTAACCGATGAGTTTAATGAAAAGGTACTTAATAAGTCATCAAGTCAACTTAAAGCTTATTGGTCAAAATTAGTATTTACGGGAAAAGGGACACCGCCAAAAGAAGCCGCCGATGATGCTGAGGTACTTAAACTCGTTGCGAGTAACCCTAACCTAATTGGGTTTGTGTCTTCGGGGGCCGCAGATAGCAGCGTTAAAGTGGTGAAGTCATTTTAG
- a CDS encoding porin — translation MKMKLALGCTLCLACFSGHAEVNFSGFASINAGKVLSGSGVPQFGINDPIFLADYPIVSVYDEDISFEPETLMGLQFSADLTEGLSVTGQIVARGADDFDAKFEWAYLSYEINENWTFQAGKKRLPLFYYSDFYDVGYAYIWMRAPADNYTWQIFNYNGINMLYSGSIGDWSLSGNIYAGKEDDDDNKLLSEFFFQEPTREIWKDILGGVIQTSNDWLEVRLTHMRYTNQRYRSGEPVLWEGSDERDGKFYGLAVNADWGNFFILSELNRLDLDGNLDTKMLTLGYRFDNITPFVSYADFEGEGEDAESHETTSFGVRWDFHSSAAFKIQYDEVEDNSVGLAVAGDSKAITIGIDMVF, via the coding sequence ATGAAGATGAAACTAGCTTTAGGTTGTACCCTTTGCCTTGCCTGTTTTTCAGGGCATGCAGAGGTTAACTTTTCCGGATTCGCAAGTATCAATGCTGGTAAGGTGCTGAGCGGAAGTGGTGTTCCACAATTCGGAATAAACGATCCAATATTTCTCGCCGATTATCCTATCGTCAGTGTTTACGACGAGGATATCTCATTTGAACCTGAAACACTGATGGGCCTTCAATTTAGTGCTGATCTAACCGAAGGTTTAAGTGTTACTGGTCAAATTGTTGCGCGCGGCGCAGACGATTTTGATGCAAAGTTTGAGTGGGCTTATTTGTCCTATGAGATTAATGAGAATTGGACTTTCCAAGCAGGTAAAAAGCGCTTACCGCTATTCTATTATTCCGACTTTTATGATGTGGGTTACGCCTATATTTGGATGCGTGCACCCGCGGACAACTACACCTGGCAAATCTTTAATTATAATGGCATCAATATGCTCTACAGCGGCAGTATAGGCGACTGGTCATTGAGCGGGAATATTTACGCCGGTAAAGAAGACGATGATGACAATAAGCTGTTGAGCGAGTTTTTCTTTCAAGAGCCAACTAGAGAAATCTGGAAAGACATCCTAGGCGGCGTAATTCAAACCAGTAATGATTGGCTTGAAGTGCGTTTAACCCATATGCGTTACACCAACCAGCGGTATCGCTCTGGAGAGCCTGTTTTATGGGAGGGGAGTGATGAGCGAGATGGTAAGTTTTATGGTTTAGCAGTAAATGCAGATTGGGGAAATTTCTTTATTTTATCTGAGCTAAATCGGTTGGACTTAGACGGCAATCTAGACACCAAGATGCTGACACTGGGCTATCGCTTTGACAATATCACGCCATTTGTATCTTACGCAGATTTTGAAGGGGAGGGCGAGGATGCCGAAAGCCATGAAACCACTTCGTTTGGGGTTCGTTGGGATTTCCATTCCTCCGCCGCTTTCAAGATTCAGTACGATGAGGTAGAGGATAACTCCGTTGGTTTAGCGGTCGCAGGTGATAGTAAAGCCATTACAATTGGCATCGACATGGTATTTTAA
- the yejK gene encoding nucleoid-associated protein YejK produces the protein MSVEVKKLVVHYVDKQDEDTEIHLRDDEMQINDKVNVFIEQLHHAYNGKPGKGFCAFSGEKSSVVASAMQSYRNNELNFWNLTQEATNVLKEELNKYAFHETGYLVFCHYQYVASNFIMIALINIKEHYTITSDLDLSAAKHLDISRMQLAARIDLDAWDTAAEENRYISFIKGRAGRKVADFFLDFLGCEEGIDPKQQSQTMLHAVEDYLSTQQFEKSEKDDIRKEIFDYCNDCVSSGEDADVNTLSETLSKSSDVKFEDFYKEQGYELEESFPVDKKTVTSMVKFSGLGGGVSVGFERKHLGERVIYDAATDTLTIKGVPPNLKDQIERYYNDES, from the coding sequence ATGAGCGTTGAGGTAAAAAAACTAGTTGTTCACTATGTAGACAAACAAGACGAAGATACCGAAATACATCTACGTGACGATGAAATGCAAATCAATGACAAAGTTAATGTTTTCATTGAACAATTGCATCATGCCTACAATGGCAAACCGGGTAAAGGGTTCTGTGCTTTTAGTGGTGAAAAAAGCAGTGTGGTCGCGTCTGCGATGCAGAGCTATAGAAATAATGAGCTTAACTTTTGGAATTTAACCCAAGAAGCAACCAATGTGCTTAAAGAAGAGCTTAATAAATATGCATTTCATGAAACTGGGTATTTAGTGTTTTGTCATTATCAGTATGTTGCCAGCAATTTTATTATGATTGCACTGATTAATATTAAAGAACATTACACAATTACCTCAGACTTAGACTTATCCGCAGCAAAACACTTAGATATTTCACGTATGCAATTGGCTGCGAGAATCGATTTAGATGCTTGGGATACGGCCGCAGAAGAAAACCGTTATATTTCCTTCATTAAGGGGCGTGCTGGTCGAAAAGTTGCTGATTTCTTTTTAGATTTTCTTGGTTGTGAAGAGGGGATCGATCCAAAGCAGCAATCGCAAACTATGTTACACGCGGTTGAGGATTATTTGTCTACACAGCAATTTGAAAAGTCTGAAAAAGACGACATCCGCAAGGAGATTTTTGATTACTGTAATGACTGTGTTTCAAGCGGCGAGGACGCAGATGTTAATACACTGTCCGAGACGCTTTCTAAGTCTTCAGACGTAAAATTTGAAGACTTTTATAAAGAGCAGGGCTATGAGCTGGAAGAAAGCTTTCCTGTCGATAAAAAGACAGTAACGAGTATGGTGAAATTTTCTGGGCTTGGCGGTGGAGTAAGCGTTGGTTTTGAACGTAAGCATTTGGGTGAGCGGGTTATTTATGATGCTGCGACTGATACGCTTACGATTAAAGGTGTACCGCCTAACTTAAAGGACCAAATTGAACGTTATTATAATGACGAATCTTAG
- a CDS encoding DUF1414 domain-containing protein, whose protein sequence is MPIQSKYSNKQVEEIVDQLVNVLSSQNAPVDLSLMCLGNSITHILKEHVPESKRQSVAENFAKALTQSVK, encoded by the coding sequence ATGCCTATCCAATCAAAGTATTCCAATAAACAAGTAGAAGAAATTGTTGACCAATTAGTTAATGTATTAAGCTCGCAAAACGCACCAGTTGATCTCAGCTTAATGTGTTTGGGTAATTCTATCACGCACATTCTAAAAGAACATGTTCCAGAGAGTAAGAGACAATCTGTTGCCGAAAATTTTGCCAAAGCACTTACACAATCAGTAAAGTAA
- a CDS encoding DUF3413 domain-containing protein: MNLTPHSPFSSKASQLLSWGHWFTFANIGLVLLISSVYLFADKAPSTFVGWFYMLITWISHTSFITFCAFVLTIFPLSLIFPYPRHIRGMAAIIASVGIVVLTVDAFVYLQLGYHINPASLSDIFVLLWETLVGSSLVNLIVTIAMLGLVLTFELLAGNYAWRHLAELKSYKFPRYATGTIVTCFALSHSLHIWADANAFFDITKQDNVLPLSYPTTAKSLLARHDLLDIEQYEEAHSLSIGDTHSKYKAPVISAVCKEKKDTAEQPINVYAYTDEALFQKTATALQSNGKNNVFRMDSVLRAGNSSDALFSLIYGLPSYYKESVLLQQQVPVWSINNDLMSVNANGEFSFVPSHQASKLTIIEVSDEIDIDSSKPFVAIDISAQQATVLTSSAVTNIELFAQASGLVQPNDITYTLLSSYLGCDPLAQQSMLASNIKTRSHAEGVNFTQGVLVAFKKDKITLVNQDGSFKQMSAKEGFVLNGNLDIPFLIQSIKTLKKFTVPEAQ, translated from the coding sequence ATGAATCTTACACCGCACAGCCCTTTTTCATCAAAAGCAAGTCAATTACTCAGCTGGGGACACTGGTTTACCTTTGCTAACATTGGCTTGGTTTTATTGATTAGCTCAGTTTATTTGTTCGCCGACAAAGCGCCAAGTACCTTTGTTGGTTGGTTTTATATGCTGATCACGTGGATAAGCCATACCAGCTTCATCACTTTTTGTGCGTTTGTATTAACTATCTTTCCGCTTAGTTTAATATTCCCTTACCCGCGACATATTCGCGGGATGGCTGCTATTATTGCCTCGGTTGGTATTGTTGTACTAACAGTGGATGCCTTTGTTTACCTACAACTTGGCTACCATATAAACCCAGCTTCGCTTTCCGATATTTTCGTTTTATTGTGGGAAACCTTAGTCGGATCATCCCTAGTTAATCTCATCGTTACCATTGCAATGCTTGGACTGGTGCTCACTTTTGAACTACTCGCAGGCAATTATGCTTGGCGTCATTTGGCCGAGCTTAAATCCTATAAATTCCCTCGCTATGCAACGGGGACCATTGTTACCTGCTTTGCGCTCAGTCACAGCCTGCATATTTGGGCCGATGCGAATGCCTTTTTCGATATCACTAAGCAAGATAATGTATTACCCCTCTCTTATCCTACAACCGCAAAGAGCTTACTCGCCAGACACGATTTACTTGATATCGAGCAGTATGAAGAAGCGCACTCACTAAGCATTGGTGATACGCATTCAAAATATAAAGCCCCTGTAATTTCGGCGGTATGCAAAGAAAAGAAAGATACAGCAGAGCAACCTATCAACGTTTATGCTTACACAGATGAGGCGCTGTTCCAAAAAACAGCAACAGCACTTCAGAGCAACGGTAAAAATAACGTGTTCCGAATGGATTCTGTTTTACGCGCAGGAAATAGCAGCGATGCGCTATTCAGCCTGATATACGGTCTACCGAGTTATTATAAAGAGTCTGTCCTGCTACAGCAGCAAGTTCCGGTATGGTCAATTAATAATGACTTAATGAGTGTTAATGCTAACGGCGAGTTCTCTTTTGTTCCTTCTCATCAAGCAAGTAAATTAACAATCATTGAAGTAAGTGACGAAATTGACATTGATAGTTCAAAGCCGTTCGTGGCAATTGATATTAGTGCACAGCAAGCGACGGTATTAACCAGTTCTGCGGTAACGAACATTGAGCTGTTTGCTCAGGCTTCTGGTCTTGTGCAGCCCAATGACATCACCTACACCCTGTTAAGCTCTTATCTAGGCTGCGATCCCCTTGCTCAACAAAGTATGCTGGCATCGAACATTAAAACTCGCTCTCATGCAGAAGGCGTTAACTTTACGCAAGGTGTCTTAGTTGCATTCAAAAAAGACAAAATCACCTTAGTCAATCAAGATGGTAGCTTCAAGCAGATGTCAGCAAAGGAAGGCTTTGTGTTAAACGGTAATCTAGATATTCCATTTTTAATACAAAGTATTAAGACATTAAAAAAATTCACAGTCCCTGAAGCGCAATAA
- the aceK gene encoding bifunctional isocitrate dehydrogenase kinase/phosphatase, whose product MQAQQLAERILSGFQNHYHAFVKITKLAPIAFASQNWGEIERISKARISQYDSKVDETAQKLIQLYGSTQLDESLWYQVKQAYLERLTFHPQPELAETFYNSVFCRLFHRRYYNSDFIFVETQLANATSLPVEAEYRSYFPVVNGLKPTIKKIIEHIDFHCEFEDLDRDIRLLVKAFLKQAPNTHHQAHLMRFDILSAPFYRNKGAYIVGRVVSKSGVQPFIISVLHAQTGGLLIDALLTNSSQMRVIFGFARAYFLVETHAPSALVKFLNQLMPNKTKAELYNAIGFHKQGKTEFYREFLHHLANSEEQFEVAPGTPGMVMMVFTLPSFPYVFKVIRDQFPESKPFTKTTVLERYQLVKRHDRVGRMADTIEYSDVVIPLARISPALYQLLLDSISQSIRIEGDNMVIKHLYIERRMTPLNLFVQQADKETCEQVIRDYGYALKEMLAVNIFPGDMLLKNFGVSKHHRVIFYDYDEVQYLTEMNFRALPKQGLDNMYDSGDISSAPQDVFPEQLCTFVLTNPTLKEMFLRHHADLAEVLFWQQAQRDIRERVVRHIYPYPHENRFLQDAKKEE is encoded by the coding sequence ATGCAAGCACAGCAGTTAGCAGAGCGAATTTTATCAGGTTTTCAAAACCACTATCACGCATTTGTAAAAATTACCAAACTGGCACCCATCGCTTTTGCTTCTCAAAATTGGGGAGAGATAGAGCGAATAAGTAAAGCGAGGATCAGCCAATACGATAGTAAAGTTGATGAAACCGCACAGAAGTTAATACAACTCTATGGCTCGACGCAACTGGATGAATCGCTATGGTACCAAGTAAAACAGGCTTACCTTGAGCGTCTTACCTTTCACCCTCAACCAGAGCTTGCTGAAACTTTCTATAATTCAGTTTTTTGTCGCCTCTTTCACCGCCGATATTACAATAGCGATTTCATTTTTGTTGAAACCCAACTTGCTAACGCCACGTCACTCCCTGTAGAAGCTGAGTATCGAAGTTATTTTCCAGTCGTCAATGGCCTCAAGCCCACCATCAAAAAAATCATTGAACACATTGACTTCCATTGTGAATTTGAAGATTTAGATAGAGATATTCGACTACTCGTTAAGGCGTTTCTTAAACAAGCACCTAACACGCATCATCAGGCGCATTTAATGCGCTTCGATATCCTCAGCGCACCTTTCTATCGTAATAAAGGCGCCTATATTGTCGGCCGAGTGGTATCTAAATCTGGTGTACAGCCGTTTATCATTTCGGTATTACACGCACAAACTGGGGGCTTACTGATTGATGCTCTACTTACCAACAGCTCGCAAATGCGGGTGATTTTTGGTTTTGCACGTGCTTACTTTTTAGTAGAGACCCATGCCCCATCAGCGCTAGTTAAGTTTTTAAATCAACTCATGCCAAATAAAACAAAGGCTGAGCTTTATAACGCCATCGGCTTTCATAAGCAGGGGAAAACCGAATTTTATCGTGAGTTTTTGCACCACTTGGCTAATTCCGAAGAACAATTTGAAGTCGCACCAGGTACACCCGGTATGGTGATGATGGTATTCACTCTGCCAAGCTTTCCCTATGTTTTTAAAGTGATCCGTGATCAATTTCCAGAAAGTAAGCCATTTACAAAAACAACCGTTCTAGAGCGCTACCAACTCGTAAAACGCCACGATCGCGTAGGTAGAATGGCAGATACGATTGAATATTCCGATGTGGTGATCCCACTTGCACGTATTTCACCAGCCCTTTATCAGCTATTGCTGGACTCTATCTCTCAAAGTATTCGTATTGAGGGGGATAATATGGTGATAAAGCACTTGTACATTGAGCGCCGCATGACACCGCTCAACCTCTTTGTACAGCAAGCCGATAAAGAAACGTGCGAACAAGTCATTAGAGATTACGGCTATGCACTCAAAGAAATGCTCGCTGTAAACATTTTTCCAGGAGACATGCTGTTAAAAAACTTTGGCGTGAGTAAACACCATAGAGTTATCTTCTATGACTATGATGAAGTGCAATATCTCACAGAAATGAACTTTAGAGCGCTGCCAAAACAAGGGCTTGATAATATGTACGACTCTGGAGATATTTCCAGTGCACCACAAGACGTCTTTCCTGAACAGTTGTGTACATTTGTTCTGACAAATCCTACACTAAAGGAAATGTTTCTGCGCCATCATGCTGATTTGGCTGAGGTGTTGTTTTGGCAGCAAGCACAACGAGATATTCGTGAGAGAGTCGTAAGACATATTTACCCTTATCCACATGAAAATCGCTTTCTCCAAGATGCCAAAAAAGAAGAATAA